One window of the Sphingomonas crocodyli genome contains the following:
- a CDS encoding carboxylesterase/lipase family protein, translating into MSAVDRRAFLTAMAASIAVPAQAKGGDPIVATMAGRLRGTREGGLCVFRGVRYGEDTSRRRFQAPEPVRPWSGARDATAFTPSCPQASAVGAQGEDCLGLNIWTPGIDAAKRPVLLYIHGGAYSNGSVVDPLNYGDRLAAAGDVVVVTVNHRLNALGYLYLARLDPRFADSGNVGQLDLILALQWVRDNIAAFGGDPGKVLVFGQSGGGAKIATMMGMPAAEGLFHRAITMSGQQVTASGPINAGRRTEAFLAKLGVRTNDMSPLLTMPVERLIEALAAEDPILGGGLYMGPVLDMKWLTRHPFWPDANPQSNAIPMMLGNTHDETRAFIDARGPKLAGLSWDNLAARMQPELRIDLLPEWIVAQYRAHFPDWSPERIFYAATTAGRSWPGQVIEAEARAKAKAPTWVYQVDFASPTQPWKGAPHMMDIALAFGTLDAPGSLTGTGQGARAASKAMMDRFIGFARSGDAGWPQYRIDTRSTMIFDAVSRVENDPRGWERELFARAPYIQPGS; encoded by the coding sequence ATGTCCGCCGTTGATCGGCGGGCGTTTCTAACGGCGATGGCCGCGAGCATCGCGGTTCCGGCGCAGGCGAAGGGCGGCGATCCGATCGTCGCGACCATGGCGGGCCGATTGCGGGGCACGCGCGAGGGCGGCCTCTGTGTCTTCCGGGGCGTGCGATATGGCGAGGACACCAGCCGTCGCCGTTTCCAGGCACCCGAGCCGGTGCGGCCGTGGAGTGGCGCGCGCGACGCGACCGCCTTCACGCCCTCCTGCCCGCAGGCGAGCGCAGTCGGCGCGCAAGGCGAGGATTGCCTCGGTCTCAACATCTGGACGCCGGGGATCGACGCGGCGAAGCGCCCGGTGCTGCTTTACATCCACGGCGGGGCCTATTCGAACGGCAGCGTCGTCGATCCGCTCAATTATGGCGATCGGCTCGCGGCGGCAGGCGATGTCGTCGTCGTGACGGTGAACCACCGGCTCAACGCGCTGGGCTATCTCTATCTCGCGCGGCTCGATCCGCGTTTTGCGGACAGCGGCAATGTGGGGCAGCTCGATCTGATCCTCGCGCTGCAATGGGTGCGCGACAATATCGCGGCGTTCGGGGGCGATCCGGGCAAGGTGCTGGTCTTCGGTCAGTCGGGCGGCGGCGCGAAGATCGCGACGATGATGGGGATGCCGGCGGCGGAGGGGCTTTTCCACCGCGCAATCACGATGTCGGGGCAGCAGGTGACGGCGTCGGGACCGATCAATGCCGGGCGGCGGACTGAGGCTTTTCTGGCGAAGCTGGGCGTGCGGACGAACGATATGTCCCCGCTGCTGACGATGCCGGTCGAGCGGCTGATCGAGGCACTGGCGGCCGAGGATCCGATCTTGGGCGGCGGGCTCTACATGGGGCCGGTGCTCGACATGAAGTGGCTGACCCGCCACCCCTTCTGGCCCGATGCGAACCCGCAATCGAACGCCATTCCAATGATGCTGGGCAATACGCATGACGAGACTCGCGCCTTCATCGACGCGCGCGGGCCGAAGCTGGCGGGCCTGAGCTGGGACAATCTGGCGGCGCGGATGCAGCCCGAATTGCGAATCGACCTGCTGCCGGAATGGATCGTCGCGCAATATCGCGCGCATTTTCCGGACTGGTCGCCCGAGCGGATCTTCTATGCCGCGACGACGGCGGGTCGGAGCTGGCCCGGGCAGGTGATCGAGGCCGAGGCGCGGGCGAAGGCCAAGGCGCCGACCTGGGTCTATCAGGTCGATTTCGCGTCACCCACGCAACCGTGGAAGGGCGCGCCGCACATGATGGATATCGCGCTGGCGTTCGGCACACTCGATGCGCCGGGATCGCTAACGGGAACGGGCCAAGGTGCGCGGGCGGCGAGCAAGGCGATGATGGATCGCTTCATCGGCTTCGCGCGGAGCGGCGATGCCGGCTGGCCGCAATATCGGATCGATACGCGATCGACGATGATCTTCGATGCGGTGTCGCGGGTGGAAAATGATCCGCGTGGCTGGGAGCGTGAGTTGTTCGCGCGGGCGCCTTATATCCAGCCGGGGAGTTGA
- a CDS encoding sugar kinase → MTRLVAFGELLIRLSPPDKLLLKSARSLDLHVGGAEANVAIGLASLGHDTAMLSRVADNALGQMARSSLAAAGLDVRHVASAPGRMGLYFLTPGAGMRPSDIVYDRAGSAFALSSEEDFDWDAAFAGATHLHLSGITPALGPKSAAAAIAAAKAAKARGLTLIFDGNYRARLWEAWDSNPRAILTELIGMADILFGNHRDIALLLDRPFSGDGSERRREAALAGFDAFPNLKLIASTARHVEDADSNRLAARIDTPAQAFRTDEVTISGIVDRIGAGDAFAAGVLHGLLTQPGDIQGAAQAGLALTALKHSLPGDASLFGREDIATFLSGELDVRR, encoded by the coding sequence ATGACCCGGCTGGTCGCGTTCGGCGAGCTGCTGATCCGGCTCTCCCCGCCCGACAAGCTGCTGCTCAAATCGGCACGCAGCCTCGATCTCCATGTCGGCGGCGCCGAGGCGAACGTCGCGATCGGCCTCGCCAGCCTTGGCCACGACACGGCGATGCTCAGCCGCGTCGCGGACAATGCGCTGGGCCAGATGGCACGGAGCAGCCTGGCGGCGGCGGGCCTCGACGTGCGCCATGTCGCCAGCGCACCGGGGCGGATGGGCCTCTATTTCCTGACGCCCGGTGCGGGGATGCGCCCGTCGGACATCGTCTATGATCGCGCAGGATCCGCCTTCGCGCTGTCGAGCGAGGAGGATTTCGACTGGGACGCCGCCTTTGCGGGCGCTACCCACCTGCATTTGTCGGGGATCACCCCTGCGCTGGGGCCGAAGTCGGCGGCGGCGGCGATCGCAGCGGCGAAGGCGGCCAAGGCGCGCGGGCTGACGCTGATCTTCGACGGCAACTACAGGGCAAGGCTCTGGGAAGCGTGGGACAGCAATCCGCGCGCGATCCTGACCGAGTTGATCGGCATGGCCGACATATTGTTCGGCAATCATCGCGACATCGCCCTGCTGCTCGATCGCCCGTTCAGCGGCGACGGATCGGAGCGGCGGCGCGAGGCGGCGCTGGCGGGGTTCGACGCCTTCCCGAACCTGAAGCTGATCGCGTCGACCGCGCGCCATGTCGAGGATGCCGACAGCAATCGCCTTGCCGCGCGGATCGACACGCCGGCGCAGGCCTTTCGCACCGACGAGGTGACGATCAGCGGCATCGTCGACCGGATCGGCGCGGGCGATGCCTTTGCCGCGGGCGTGCTGCACGGCCTGCTGACCCAGCCCGGCGACATTCAGGGCGCGGCGCAGGCGGGGCTGGCGCTGACCGCGCTCAAGCATTCGCTGCCCGGCGATGCGAGCCTGTTCGGACGCGAGGATATCGCGACCTTCCTGAGCGGGGAGCTTGATGTCCGCCGTTGA